One window of Trifolium pratense cultivar HEN17-A07 linkage group LG5, ARS_RC_1.1, whole genome shotgun sequence genomic DNA carries:
- the LOC123886108 gene encoding uncharacterized protein LOC123886108 has translation MSKERYIPEGGSASRPPLFTGKNYYFWKNKMQLFLKSQEVGMWRIVTEGDYVPTVTSAEGVISDKPEDAWTTAEQQKVLLNSKAHLFLSCALSMEESERVDECDTAKKVWDTLQVHHEGTSHVKETRIDIGTNKFETFEMIENETIDEMFSRFTTIINELRSLGKTFSTNDRIRKLLRCLPVTWRPMVTAITQTKDLKTLPIEDLIGTLKAHEVILQGDKPLKKEKTIALKASQKDISFLEGDSKELESTQEEAEGELALISGKIQRMLRRRDQIRRNFSSGKDMQKNDFDKSQVTCFGCNKLGHYKSECPLNKSPRNFPFKKKSMLATWDDDDEFETNKEEEEANICLMADSENDEVFLFDKTHPYEELETNFDSLLHDSEFLSKQCFLLQKEVSELKEEKKKLQIDILNFEKINKDLIESKEKHVCSSVLSKKIDENVVLKNEIKELRNDLTGFIKSTETFQNIMGSQSQALNKNGLGFNEVKNKIFENVLLPANREFKLRCSFCNKNGHHESICYQKESYESFYHEPKRYRHLERKNKHCSFCKNFGHLEKECYFKNKQIVKTNPQGPKSLWAPKRKFQNAGILSKCKEKAMVFGQWLFKTHDRR, from the coding sequence atgtcaaaagaaaGATACATTCCAGAAGGAGGATCTGCTTCAAGACCACCTTTGTTCACtggaaaaaattactatttttggaaaaacaaaatgcaattgtttttaaaatctcAAGAAGTAGGAATGTGGCGCATAGTCACAGAAGGAGATTATGTTCCTACTGTAACTTCTGCTGAGGGAGTCATTTCAGATAAACCTGAAGATGCATGGACAACTGCAGAACAACAAAAGGTACTCCTAAACTCTAAAGCTCATTTATTTCTATCCTGTGCTCTAAGCATGGAAGAAAGTGAAAGAGTAGATGAATGTGATACTGCTAAAAAGGTTTGGGACACTTTACAAGTTCACCATGAAGGAACTAGTCAtgtaaaagaaacaagaatAGACATAGGAACTaataaatttgaaacttttgaaATGATTGAAAACGAAACTATTGATGAAATGTTTTCAAGATTTACTACTATCATAAATGAATTAAGATCTCTTGGAAAAACTTTTTCAACTAATGATAGAATTAGAAAACTTTTGAGATGTCTTCCAGTCACTTGGAGACCAATGGTTACTGCCATTACTCAAACTAAAGATTTGAAAACACTTCCCATAGAAGATCTTATTGGTActttaaaagctcatgaagtTATTCTTCAAGGAGATAAAcctttgaaaaaggaaaaaaccaTTGCTTTAAAAGCTTCTCAAAAAGATATAAGTTTTTTAGAAGGTGACTCTAAGGAATTAGAATCTACCCAAGAAGAGGCAGAAGGAGAACTAGCTCTCATTTCTGGCAAAATCCAACGTATGTTAAGAAGAAGAGATCAAATAAGAAGAAACTTTTCTTCAGGAAAAGATATGCAGAAAAATGACTTTGACAAAAGTCAAGTGACCTGCTTTGGTTGCAACAAACTTGGACATTACAAATCAGAATGTCCCTTAAACAAATCACCCAGAAATTTTCCCTTCAAGAAAAAATCTATGTTAGCTACctgggatgatgatgatgaatttgaaacaaataaagaagaagaagaagccaaCATCTGTCTAATGGCAGATTCAGAAAATGATGAGGTATTTCTCTTTGATAAAACTCATCCTTATGAAGAATTAGAAACTAATTTTGATAGTTTATTACATGATTCTGAATTCTTATCCAAACAAtgttttttgttacaaaaagaagtttctgaactaaaagaagaaaagaaaaaacttcaaattgacattcttaattttgagaaaattaaCAAAGACTTAATTgagtcaaaagaaaaacatgtttgCTCTAGTGTTTTATCTAAGAAAATAGATGAAAATGTTGtgttgaaaaatgaaataaaagaacTGAGAAATGATCTCACTGGGTTTATAAAATCAACtgaaacttttcaaaacattatGGGATCACAATCTCAAGCTCTTAACAAAAATGGCTTAGGTTTTAATgaagttaaaaacaaaatttttgaaaatgttctttTACCAGCAAATAGAGAGTTTAAGTTGAGATGTtcattttgtaacaaaaatggtCATCATGAATCAATTTGCTATCAAAAAGAAAGTTATGAAAGTTTTTACCATGAACCAAAACGTTATCGTCActtggaaagaaaaaataaacattgttCATTTTGCAAAAACTTTGGGCATCTTGAAAAAGAatgctattttaaaaataaacaaattgtgAAAACTAACCCTCAAGGACCCAAGTCATTATGGGCACCTAAAcgaaaatttcaaaatgcagGGATACTATCAAAGTGCAAAGAAAAAGCCATGGTTTTTGGACAGTGGCTGTTCAAAACACATGACAGGAGATAA